Proteins encoded by one window of Dioscorea cayenensis subsp. rotundata cultivar TDr96_F1 chromosome 6, TDr96_F1_v2_PseudoChromosome.rev07_lg8_w22 25.fasta, whole genome shotgun sequence:
- the LOC120263936 gene encoding uncharacterized protein LOC120263936: MELMEESSGEIPNNGLNQDGAHFPGAVKKLAYGFDGFGNYFSKDWDLYKKDESSTGREFYWYHVELPKGNQKLALSAQHLITALSPPLKLQEILTLTSNGPFCGYVDGALFFRVNSSGPVGSGFTLKIAAKVTENSIISVSLGRVPRLGFAPTRESLLSEIPSVASPGLCGNEGKTVSGGTVIQEHVLEFLLTMNHSKEADNPVPKTVSNLLVHIIDTHVDHIQDIVTKLEMELDEVELELDKGSSMLKKQMLDDRRFPKMHLNLQRLLQVVSHGEQVFPRVKEKCAAKTWFANEDIFCLEELIGRLRRLKENLGFIVNRVTAVQTGLDSWQAEQINRKLYYLSFLSIIFLPLSVVTGVFGMNVGGVPWTGQRDPDVIDGFRNVMMLCAVILALLLFCFGFPSFYARASAWRTQRVLKRSRSLDRRSFLRRNLLGGERRGGDYLPI; encoded by the exons ATGGAGTTGATGGAGGAGTCTTCGGGGGAGATCCCCAACAATGGATTGAATCAGGATGGGGCACACTTTCCTGGAGCTGTGAAGAAGTTAGCATATGGATTTGATGGATTTGGGAACTATTTCTCCAAAGATTGGGATTTGTACAAAAAGGATGAGAGTTCAACAGGGAGAGAGTTTTATTGGTATCATGTGGAGCTCCCAAAGGGAAATCAGAAGCTTGCATTGTCTGCTCAGCATCTCATTACAGCCCTATCTCCACCTTTGAAGCTCCAAGAAATTCTCACACTCACTAGCAATGGCCCCTTTTGTGGTTATGTTGATGGGGCTTTGTTTTTCAGGGTGAATTCTTCTGGTCCTGTAGGAAGTGGTTTCACATTGAAGATTGCTGCAAAAGTGACTGAGAATTCCATTATTTCTGTTTCATTAGGCCGAGTGCCGAGATTAGGCTTTGCGCCAACCAGAGAGTCATTGTTGTCGGAGATACCAAGTGTTGCGTCTCCTGGCTTGTGTGGAAATGAGGGGAAGACAGTTTCAGGTGGAACTGTAATTCAGGAGCATGTTCTTGAGTTCTTGTTGACAATGAATCATTCCAAGGAAGCTGATAATCCCGTACCGAAGACTGTGTCAAATTTGCTTGTTCATATTATTGATACTCATGTTGATCATATTCAAGACATTGTTACCAAGCTTGAGATGGAATTGGATGAAGTTGAGCTTGAATTGGATAAAG GTAGTTCTATGCTAAAGAAACAAATGCTGGATGACAGAAGATTTCCGAAGATGCATCTAAACTTGCAGAGGCTCCTGCAG GTAGTTTCGCATGGCGAGCAAGTATTTCCACGTGTTAAAGAGAAATGTGCAGCAAAAACTTGGTTTGCAAACGAAGACATCTTCTGCCTCGAAGAACTTATCGGTCGGCTCCGAAGACTAAAAGAGAATTTAGGATTCATTGTTAATCGAGTTACTGCAGTTCAAACCGGTCTTGATAGTTGGCAAGCAGAACAAATAAACAGAAAGCTTTACTATCTTTCATTCCTCTCCATAATTTTCCTTCCTCTCTCGGTTGTTACCGGAG TGTTTGGCATGAATGTTGGTGGAGTGCCATGGACTGGACAAAGGGATCCTGATGTAATTGATGGATTTCGCAATGTTATGATGCTTTGTGCTGTTATATTAGCCCTCCTGTTATTTTGTTTCGGCTTTCCATCATTTTATGCACGTGCGTCTGCTTGGAGAACGCAGCGAGTGCTGAAGAGGAGTCGGTCATTGGACAGAAGGTCCTTCCTTAGAAGAAACCTTCTTGGAGGAGAACGGCGTGGAGGAGATTATTTGCCCATCTGA